The Purpureocillium takamizusanense chromosome 11, complete sequence region GAGTTGAGCCTCCCCACAGCCAAGCCAGGAGAAAAAGCACTGGTTACGGATTTACAGACCATTGCTTCCGACGAGTCAAGAGCCGGACGGGACACCTATCTAGTCTTGTCTGTCACCTTGGTGGAGGCGACCCTTTGGTCGCCTGCTGGCCATGAAGTTGCCTCGTTTGAGCATCAACTTGGTTCGTCGCCAAACGCCCCTCGCAGTTACCGTCCTCTACCCAACGGGGGTTCTCAGGTTGTTCCTCGCGAGTTGTCCATCGTTGAGTCTCGAGGGAGCACGATTATCAGTGGAGACGACTTCGAATTCTCTTTCGACAGTGCCCGGGGTTTGCTCAGGGGCTGGACAAGCAAGCAGCGGACCCTGCTTGAGCCGGATGCTGACACTGGGGCTGCGCTATGTCTCTCCTTCTGGAGACCGGCTACGGACAATGACATGGCACTGTCTCTGCCCTACTGGAAGCGATTTGGCGTTGACCGGCTGACCAGTCAACTTCGGTCTATGGGTGTTGACGCTACCGACCCTCAGGCGGTCATCGTCAAGACACATACATTTTTCTCCACCCCCGTGCTTGCTTGGGGCTGGGACTGCGAGATGGAGTACACCATAAAGTCGGATGGGACATTGCGGGTGCACGTCACCCATTTGACTCCATCTGGGTACATGCCAACGCACGTGCCCAGAATTGGGTTCAATTTGCGCCTCAGCAAGACTCTTTCCGAGGTCCAGTGGTTCGGACACGGGCCAGGGGAAAGCTACCCTGACAAAAACGCCTCGGTGCGTACCAATGTTTGGAAGCAATCTGTACCCCAGATGCAGGTGTCGTATGATGTTCCCCAGGAGAACGGCAATCGCGGTCGCACCCGTTGGGTCGAGATCAGACACCCCGCGGAATCCTTAGCAGGAATCCGCGCGGTTCGCATTGGTGACGACACCTTCTTTGACTTTGCTGCCTCTCATCACAGCACACAGACTATCCAAAACGCAAAACATCCCGCTGATCTTTTCGAGGACGATGCGACTCTGCTCCGGCTGGATGCCAAGGTCGCGGGTGTGGGCAGTGCCGCATGCGGGCCGGGGGTGCGTGAAGACCTGTTGGTCAAGTGTGAGGAAATTAGCTTCGGGTTCGAGCTCACGAGTCTCTAAATGAGGCTTGCGATACACGTGGCTTCAGTGGCTTGTCTAGTACAATGTTGATTGCATGCTTAGAGAAAGGTAGAGACCGGACTGTTTACATGGCCCATCGTCAGAAATGATTCACCGCCGTTGTGATCCACATAtgaagtacagtatacaaaGAGGGTTTTCTCCTAAACGAGATAGATAATACATAGCCTCTAGCCCCATGACACCAAAGATTCTTTGTAACTCACTCAAAAGTCAAAGAAGATGTATGGCTATGACCTGCTTTGAAATGATGTCGGTTCAATTGGGTGTAGGGTAACCTCGTTGGCTAAAAGCCTGACGCTCGCGATAAGATAAGACAGGGAGCACAGCGTCATCAGCCTAGAGGCACGATGGTGGGGCCTTTTCAGAGTTGCCGGTTGACTCAACTCGTCTCAACTGGCAACATCACAGATCCGAAGCGTTCTTTAAATTGCGCTGCCAGTGCCTTCGCCTCACCCCAAGGCTCTGTCAATCATCTCAAACATAGACAGTGGTTCTGGAGCATCTACGATGGCGAGCCGCAATGACGAACTCCTGAAAAGGCCGCTTTACGGTAACGCGGCCCCGCCCCACCAATGTCTGGAGGAACGGCGCTGATGAGACGTGCAGTGTACGACCTACCGGGGGAGGTTCTGGAGACGCTCACGCTCAAGGCCGACTCGGACTCGGTAGCGGTGTTACCAGAGCAGGAtgaggcgtcgtcgtcgcgctcgccaaAGGACAAGAGCCTGAACGCGTCCACCGACAGCCTCGTTGGCTCGCAGTCCTGCTCGCTCTGCGGGCTGGCCTTTGCCACCCTGCTGGACCAGCGCGGCCACCTAAAGTCAGACCTGCACCACTACAACCTCAAGCAGAAGCTGCGGGGCCTGAAGCCCGTCTCGGAAGCCGATTTTGAGAAGCTGATTGGCGACCTGGATGAGTCGCTCTCCGGGTCCGACTCTGATGATtctgaggacgaggatgaggacgggCGGCAGGAGTCTACGCTgacggcgctgctcaagAGGCAGGCGAAGCTGGCTGACAAGAAaggggaggcggaggacgacgagaatGAGGACGACAACGCAATGCGCCGCCGGAACAAGGCCAAGCCGCCTCTCATCTGGTTCAGCTCGCCGGTCCTGCCCGACAAGTCGTACTTTGGGCTCTACCGCGCGATCCTCACCGGCCAGGAGCTGCGCAACGCGGACCTCGTCGAAGTCCTGCGGAGGAAGCAGGTCGAGCCGATATCCgtgccgccgaagccgggCAGAGACGGAGgatcgctgccgcccgtcgcctaCAAGGGGCCTCACATCTTCCTATGCAtgatcggcggcggccacttcgccgccatggtcgtctccctcgcgccccgggcggcggcgtccaagTCCGGCACCACCATGAACCGCGAGGCCACGGTCCTGGCGCACAAGACGTTCCACCGCTACACCACCCGGCGCAAGCAAGGCGGCTCGCAGTCCGCAAACGACAGCGCcaagggcgcggcgcactcggcgggctcgagcCTGCGCCGGTACaacgagcaggccctcgtcgcggacgtgcgggcgctgctgcacgaCTGGAAGGCCCTCCTGGACACGTCCGAGCTGCTCTTCGTCCGCGCCACGGGGACGACGAACCGCAGGACGCTGTTTGGGCCGTACGAGGggcaggtgctgcagcacaaCGACACGCGCATCCGCGGCTTCCCCTTCAGCACGAGGAGGGCCACGCAGAACGAGCTCATGCGCTCCTTCATCGAGCTGACGCGCCTCAAGGTCCGAGAGATCGACCCCgagaaggaggccaaggacgcggagccggcggtggcggcgcccgcaaAGGCGGCCACTCCGAGACCAACCAAGCCAAAGTTGtcagaggaagaggagacGGCATTGCTGCATACGTCCCAGCTACAGGCCTTCATCCGACGGTCAAAACTACCCGCACTCCTCTCCTACCTCACCAACAACGACCTCACCGCGGACTACGAATTCCAGCCGAGGGAGCAGAACCAccacgcgccgcggccgctaCACCTCGCCGCGTCCCAAAACTCTCCGCCACTCGTCCTGGGCCTCCTAACCAGAGGAGGCGCCAACCCTCTACTAAGGAACGCAGAGGGCAAGACGCCcttcgagctcgccggcgaccgCTCCACGCGTGATGCCTTCCGCGTCGCGCGGTcagagctcggcgagggcaagtGGGCGTGGGACGACGCCAAGgtccccgccgccatgaccaaGGCGGACGCAgagcggcgcgacgagcgggAGAAGCAGGACGTGGAGCGCAAGGAGGCGGACCGGCGaatggccgaggaggagcggctgcGCAAGGAAGGGCCGCGGgtccccaccgccgccgccgccgccggaaagacgggccggggcggcagcggtagTAATATCCTGGGGGCTGGactggccaagacgccgcaggagaggagagaggtCGAGGCGCGTGGGCTGACGCCGGAGATGAGAATGAAGCtcgagagggagaggagagcgagggcggcggaggagcggctACGGAAGATGAGGGATGGAGTTTGATTGACGTCACCCTGCTCATAGCCGACATAAGCAGCGCGGGATACCCAGTGGCTGGCCTGCATTTCTCATGACATTTCGCCCGGCACCTTAAATGGACCATATCATGGCCGAGTGATGAGTGCAGCCGTGAAGCTCGTGGGAGCTCAAAGCCGTCTGCGCAAGCATCGTGCGGGACAACTCGATCGCGCAAAGTCGTCAAGTGGATATGTAGCTGGTCATAAACAAGCTCTACATATACTGTGCGGCTGTCTATTCACAGAGTCCAGGCTCATGTGCTCTTACTCATGTACTCGCAGCCCAACACCGAACTGAGCACAGCTGGGCACCCACGTCTCTCAAACGCTAGTACGATGCATCCGGCACTCTATAGCTTGGCACCCTTCTTCTTTCGCCCCTGAGCCTCCCTTTCTTTGAGTAGTCGTCGGAGAATCTTGCCGCTGGGGCTTTTTGGGATGGCGTCGATAAATTCGACACCGCCCTTGAGCCACTTGTGTCGCGCCTTATGATCCTCCACGTGtttggagatggcggcgacaacgtcTGCATCAGATGCgctgccgatggcggccgtcgccttgaCAACATATGCCTTGGgaacctcgccggcgcgatCGTCAGGGACAGGAATGACGGTGCAGTCGGAAACGAACGGGTGTGCAAGGAGATGCGCCTCAAGCTCGGCCGGGGCGACTTGATGACCCTGGGAGGACAAGCGTCAGAAAGAATCAGTGCCACTGTCGGTTATTGTGCGAACAAAGGGGAGAAGAGTCCGTACCTTGACTTTAATGAGCTCCTTTATGCGATCTGTAACAACAAAGTGCTCGGTCCCGTTCTTGGACTTGCGCACGAGAACTTCGTCACCCGTCTTGAGCCACCGCCCATCGTCATCCCAAACGAACGTTTCTGCGTTGGCCTTTTCGTTGTTGAGGTAACCAAGAACAATCGAGGGGGATTGAAcaagcagctcgccgcgcgtCTCGAGCTCCGTAACttccttgccctcggcgtcgataATCCTGGCAACAGATCCAGGAACGAGAGCCCCGGATGAGCCGAAGAGCGTGTCGGTCTCGATGGTGTTGAGAATAGAAGGCGATGCTTCCGTCATGCCTACCGATACATGTTAGCCATGGTGGAGATGACACAAGCGCCTATAACTCGAAGAAGGACTTGCCGTATCCTTGCCCTATGCGCCAATTCGGATAACGTTTGAGCAAGTCATCAATGACTTCAGAGCCCAATGGAGCGGCCCCACTGAAAACCCAACGCACACTGCTCAGGTCATACTTGGCGCACTTCTCCTGGTTGGAGATGATCTGAATGAGCATGGGGGGGACGACGCTGAGTTGCTCGATTCGGTGGTCCTGAACAGCCGCTAGCACGTTCGTGAGGTCGAATCTGGGCAGTACGACAACCTGGTCGCCGCGATATTGACCAACGAGTCCGACAAGCACCAGGCCGTAGATGTGGCTGAAGGGTAAGACACCGAGTGTCGTCTGCGTCTGAAGGCCAATGTGGGCGCGCGATACGGAGTCGGACGCGCAGATTTGGAGGACGTTGGCAATGACATTGCGGTGGGAGATCATGACGGCTTTCTACAGAGAGGAGGGGTGTGAGCGTGAATGGTAATCGATTGGACGTCCTTACTTACAGGCAGGCCGGACGTGCCGCTCGAGTAGGCTAGATAAGCCGTCTGCCGTGTGCCTTGGCCTTTTGACCACCTGAGCGGTGACAAGGGAGGCAAGGTTTTGCCCTCCTCAATCAGGTCTTCGATGGTCGCGTGGGGCACATTATGAGGGACGTTGGGGACGGGTAGGATGAAGATTCGGTCGAGAGGCAGGCCTgcgccctgggcggccttgagggcgTTGTCAAGGAGGGGGATACAGGTGAAGAGAGCCTTGGCGCCAGAGGTGCGCAGCTGatgctcgagctcctggtGAGAATAGGCAGCGCTGGCGGGGGTCACAATGCCAGAGAGACGATGGACAGCGTGGGTGAAGGGGACGTAGTCGATCTGGTCGATGTCTT contains the following coding sequences:
- a CDS encoding uncharacterized protein (COG:A~BUSCO:EOG09262BCZ~antiSMASH:Cluster_11.1~EggNog:ENOG503NUJE); translated protein: MASRNDELLKRPLYVYDLPGEVLETLTLKADSDSVAVLPEQDEASSSRSPKDKSLNASTDSLVGSQSCSLCGLAFATLLDQRGHLKSDLHHYNLKQKLRGLKPVSEADFEKLIGDLDESLSGSDSDDSEDEDEDGRQESTLTALLKRQAKLADKKGEAEDDENEDDNAMRRRNKAKPPLIWFSSPVLPDKSYFGLYRAILTGQELRNADLVEVLRRKQVEPISVPPKPGRDGGSLPPVAYKGPHIFLCMIGGGHFAAMVVSLAPRAAASKSGTTMNREATVLAHKTFHRYTTRRKQGGSQSANDSAKGAAHSAGSSLRRYNEQALVADVRALLHDWKALLDTSELLFVRATGTTNRRTLFGPYEGQVLQHNDTRIRGFPFSTRRATQNELMRSFIELTRLKVREIDPEKEAKDAEPAVAAPAKAATPRPTKPKLSEEEETALLHTSQLQAFIRRSKLPALLSYLTNNDLTADYEFQPREQNHHAPRPLHLAASQNSPPLVLGLLTRGGANPLLRNAEGKTPFELAGDRSTRDAFRVARSELGEGKWAWDDAKVPAAMTKADAERRDEREKQDVERKEADRRMAEEERLRKEGPRVPTAAAAAGKTGRGGSGSNILGAGLAKTPQERREVEARGLTPEMRMKLERERRARAAEERLRKMRDGV
- a CDS encoding uncharacterized protein (COG:A~BUSCO:EOG09262BCZ~antiSMASH:Cluster_11.1~EggNog:ENOG503NUJE); its protein translation is MSGGTALMRRAVYDLPGEVLETLTLKADSDSVAVLPEQDEASSSRSPKDKSLNASTDSLVGSQSCSLCGLAFATLLDQRGHLKSDLHHYNLKQKLRGLKPVSEADFEKLIGDLDESLSGSDSDDSEDEDEDGRQESTLTALLKRQAKLADKKGEAEDDENEDDNAMRRRNKAKPPLIWFSSPVLPDKSYFGLYRAILTGQELRNADLVEVLRRKQVEPISVPPKPGRDGGSLPPVAYKGPHIFLCMIGGGHFAAMVVSLAPRAAASKSGTTMNREATVLAHKTFHRYTTRRKQGGSQSANDSAKGAAHSAGSSLRRYNEQALVADVRALLHDWKALLDTSELLFVRATGTTNRRTLFGPYEGQVLQHNDTRIRGFPFSTRRATQNELMRSFIELTRLKVREIDPEKEAKDAEPAVAAPAKAATPRPTKPKLSEEEETALLHTSQLQAFIRRSKLPALLSYLTNNDLTADYEFQPREQNHHAPRPLHLAASQNSPPLVLGLLTRGGANPLLRNAEGKTPFELAGDRSTRDAFRVARSELGEGKWAWDDAKVPAAMTKADAERRDEREKQDVERKEADRRMAEEERLRKEGPRVPTAAAAAGKTGRGGSGSNILGAGLAKTPQERREVEARGLTPEMRMKLERERRARAAEERLRKMRDGV
- a CDS encoding uncharacterized protein (EggNog:ENOG503NWZC~antiSMASH:Cluster_11.1~COG:I); its protein translation is MVFLPPPWLPKLPDPPDSITVEEFINSEKHGRRVLALSRPPYTCGLTGTTRSSAQVAQRVDHLSRAIGKRLGFSPREGTEWDRVVALYSLNTIDYVPFTHAVHRLSGIVTPASAAYSHQELEHQLRTSGAKALFTCIPLLDNALKAAQGAGLPLDRIFILPVPNVPHNVPHATIEDLIEEGKTLPPLSPLRWSKGQGTRQTAYLAYSSGTSGLPKAVMISHRNVIANVLQICASDSVSRAHIGLQTQTTLGVLPFSHIYGLVLVGLVGQYRGDQVVVLPRFDLTNVLAAVQDHRIEQLSVVPPMLIQIISNQEKCAKYDLSSVRWVFSGAAPLGSEVIDDLLKRYPNWRIGQGYGMTEASPSILNTIETDTLFGSSGALVPGSVARIIDAEGKEVTELETRGELLVQSPSIVLGYLNNEKANAETFVWDDDGRWLKTGDEVLVRKSKNGTEHFVVTDRIKELIKVKGHQVAPAELEAHLLAHPFVSDCTVIPVPDDRAGEVPKAYVVKATAAIGSASDADVVAAISKHVEDHKARHKWLKGGVEFIDAIPKSPSGKILRRLLKEREAQGRKKKGAKL